The Branchiostoma floridae strain S238N-H82 chromosome 7, Bfl_VNyyK, whole genome shotgun sequence region GTAGACAGAACGCAACTTGTTCTAGAAAAGCGACATTTCCGACGCTaacatgaaaatgatttttcatttatactttgtattttgattgattgatttaaaaACATTCTATCAACATGGCGATTTCtgtgacatttttatcatcagaCGACACTTCACAACAAGTCCCCCACGAAAGAGCCCGTTGACGATGGAGACGCGGTTGAAAAGACAGGCCTGAATCAGGTTGTCACGGTGGACAAGTCTCCAGTCGGAGTACTCACAAGGGCAGGCGCTACCTCTTCTTCAGCAGCGGGACTGCAGTCGGGAACAACAGTTGAGGCGGACGTGAAAGTTAACAATAGGAAGGATCCTGCAGAGGAAACTGAGAAGGATGCGGAGAACGAGGTTCCCACAAAGGTTGGCGAAGTTGACAGATCATCACAGGAAGATCAATGTGCTGACGACAGTAATCTCTCATCAATGACCTCTCATGCCATCCTGGCAGCACTCCCGAAGAACGACCGCTTGTACCCTGCAAAGCCTCCGCAACAGCCACAACTACAGCTCCATGGCGACCACATTTGGATCCGCTTCTTAATGTATCTTCTAATTTACATGGGTTACGTAAAAATCCTCCCTGCACGATATTCGGCACAAGCAGCAAGCACCTATGGTAGGACGGCTGCTGAGCGTTTTGGCAGCAGAAGCCCGCAAGGGGGCGCCTCACGCGGATCAACTCGCAGACAGAGGCCATGGACATGAACACCTGTGAGATCTAAGATCTGAGGGCGTGTTTCACCTGCGGCAGCATAAGACGTGTTCGGGACCGACAAGTAGCCAGGACACGGAGATCTGTCAGTTACAGTCCGAGCGCGATCTTCCGATGGAAGAAAGAGACCGCATTGCATGGAAAATGCTTAGTGTTAAGTGGAAGCCATGGCGAAGTGTCCGACCTCTGGAACAGTTACGAACAGTGCACAGTCAACCTTGAGGCAGCTGATAATCACATCGAACTTCTGCGAACCGTTATGCCGAACGCCTCTTCAGAGACTGTGGCGAATTTAGTGAGCCGATATGAACAGCACCGCAGCCAGTCAGCCCCATATTGAAGTCTGCGATAGTTTACATTATGGCTTTATCCCGGGTATCCTATGTATTTATGTAGTTTTACTCGACGGTTTAACGATAACTGTGCAGCATCTAAAGGTGTGAATAGCGGGTTAGATTGACAAGGCATCAGCACCATGGCCAGCCACCACATGGAGTCATACAATATTGATGTTACATTGGCTCTCGAAAGAGTTTTGTTCTGTAAAACCTCTGTACGTTTGGATGTCATTAAAGATGTCTCGTTGTATGCGGTACCTTTCCAGTTGTTTTATTCCTCACAGAAGCGTTCAATTCTACTCCGTTTTCTGGTTTCATATTTGGAAGCCATGCCAAATTTCCCCATCCCAAGATGGGATAGTCTTCAACCTTTTTTATATCTTCCTAAATGTGTGATAGTCACTT contains the following coding sequences:
- the LOC118420290 gene encoding uncharacterized protein LOC118420290 — translated: MMNAFRTALSVTSRVCPRTGLGILSRKNATPVTELYMSAAYTTPLRTRPDENSIKNCLKPDFRYAGTGSKHAGWTGAGLAVGAGVLFGAGLYKTTLHNKSPTKEPVDDGDAVEKTGLNQVVTVDKSPVGVLTRAGATSSSAAGLQSGTTVEADVKVNNRKDPAEETEKDAENEVPTKVGEVDRSSQEDQCADDSNLSSMTSHAILAALPKNDRLYPAKPPQQPQLQLHGDHIWIRFLMYLLIYMGYVKILPARYSAQAASTYGRTAAERFGSRSPQGGASRGSTRRQRPWT